The following proteins come from a genomic window of Rutidosis leptorrhynchoides isolate AG116_Rl617_1_P2 chromosome 10, CSIRO_AGI_Rlap_v1, whole genome shotgun sequence:
- the LOC139873294 gene encoding protein LATERAL BRANCHING OXIDOREDUCTASE 1-like: MNTPTNPSLIDLDKAALSKTVQEMAVDGDQPPSTYIVKEFKFGPLETSLPSAPIPIIDMSCFLSTSSMEVQEIEIAKLRSALTTWGCFQAVNHGISTSFIEIVRQVVAGFFQLPKEEKLKNSRMPGCGEGYGTDTVVSDKQVLDWSDRLVIDIFPESRRNPKHWPKNPSNFSETVEEYGSKIRFVMATILKAIAKTLNLEEDCFSQVLTEDGALLQGRFIYYPPCPMPDQVYGLKPHTDRSGMTVLLQDTDVQSLQVLNNDKWFMVPLIRDALFVNLGDQMQIMSNGIYKSPLHRVVTNPDKGKISIALLNEPNPNREIGPVEALINEERPRLYKNLKNYGFINYQSFQKGVVAIDSVKV, encoded by the exons ATGAACACACCTACAAACCCATCTCTAATCGACCTAGACAAGGCAGCACTTTCAAAAACTGTCCAGGAAATGGCCGTCGACGGCGACCAACCACCGTCAACTTACATCGTTAAAGAATTCAAATTCGGTCCTCTCGAAACTTCACTTCCATCAGCTCCGATTCCCATTATTGACATGAGCTGCTTTTTGTCCACGTCATCCATGGAGGTACAAGAAATTGAGATAGCTAAACTTAGATCGGCTCTTACTACTTGGGGCTGCTTTCAGGCTGTGAATCATGGGATTTCAACGTCGTTTATTGAAATTGTACGTCAAGTAGTTGCCGGGTTTTTTCAACTACCGAAAGAGGAGAAATTGAAGAACTCTAGGATGCCTGGATGTGGTGAGGGTTATGGAACAGATACTGTTGTGTCTGATAAACAAGTTCTTGATTGGAGCGATCGCCTTGTCATCGATATCTTTCCGGAAAGCAGAAGAAACCCAAAGCATTGGCCCAAGAATCCGTCGAATTTCAG TGAGACCGTAGAGGAGTATGGATCAAAGATACGTTTTGTGATGGCGACTATACTTAAGGCGATAGCCAAGACGCTGAATTTAGAGGAGGATTGTTTCTCGCAAGTGTTAACAGAAGACGGGGCTCTTTTGCAAGGTCGGTTTATTTACTATCCACCATGTCCTATGCCCGATCAAGTGTACGGTCTAAAACCTCATACGGATCGATCAGGCATGACAGTACTTCTACAAGATACAGATGTCCAAAGCCTTCAAGTATTAAACAATGATAAATGGTTCATGGTACCTCTTATTCGTGACGCTCTGTTTGTTAATCTCGGTGACCAAATGCAG ATAATGAGTAATGGGATCTATAAGAGCCCTTTGCATAGGGTGGTGACGAACCCCGATAAAGGGAAAATATCGATAGCGCTGTTGAACGAGCCCAATCCAAACAGAGAGATCGGGCCAGTGGAAGCCCTGATCAATGAGGAGAGGCCTAGACTGTACAAGAACCTCAAGAATTATGGGTTCATCAATTACCAAAGTTTCCAGAAAGGCGTTGTTGCAATTGATTCTGTGAAAGTCTAA